From the genome of Mycobacterium sp. 050128, one region includes:
- a CDS encoding S1 RNA-binding domain-containing protein, with the protein MTVGESVSGVVKNLENYGAFVSLGDNLDGLIPYLKARTTGSPPIGGCPTRPNRSSHRRRRRH; encoded by the coding sequence ATCACTGTCGGAGAATCCGTGTCGGGCGTCGTTAAGAACCTCGAAAACTATGGGGCGTTCGTCAGTCTCGGCGACAACCTCGACGGCCTGATTCCATATCTCAAAGCTCGGACGACAGGTTCACCACCCATCGGCGGTTGTCCAACTAGGCCAAACCGTAGTAGTCATCGTCGAAGACGTCGACATC